In one Musa acuminata AAA Group cultivar baxijiao chromosome BXJ2-5, Cavendish_Baxijiao_AAA, whole genome shotgun sequence genomic region, the following are encoded:
- the LOC103984808 gene encoding pentatricopeptide repeat-containing protein At1g33350, whose protein sequence is MWCASTPQPTVTLNERVVFLLGKCTTLSHLKQLQAFLLALGHGQTQLYAFKLVRFSALALADLTYARLIFDSLASPNVFLYTAMLTAYASRPDSHAALRLFALMLRRARPGPNEFIYPCVLKACSDGADLRLVKSVHSRVAKTGFDGYGVVQTSLLDAYSRFSDMAAARALFDGMPQRNVVSWTALLSGYTRVGQIGKAIALFGEMPERDVPSWNAVISGCAQNGLFSEAVSFFCRMVLEGARPNQTTVSCVLSACGHLGMLRLGRSVHGYVYKNHMEHSPFVANGLIDMYGKCGGVKKASWIFSALTDKNLMSWNSMINCLALQGHSGLAIATFKKMELTGPEPDEVTFVGLLNACTHGGLVDEGLSYFRSMFQDYKIDPEIEHYGCIIDLLSRAGRFDEAMDIVRDMRIEPDEVVWGSLLNGCRIHGIRELAELSAKKLLEIEPNSADYGVMLANLYSECGKWEDVGKVRKMLKELGGKKLPGCSWIEVEKKVHQFYSGDTVHREVEQIYELLDELAGLMEA, encoded by the coding sequence ATGTGGTGCGCGTCGACCCCTCAGCCGACCGTCACCCTCAACGAGCGAGTCGTCTTCCTACTGGGCAAATGCACCACGCTGAGCCACCTCAAGCAGCTCCAGGCCTTCCTCCTCGCCCTGGGCCATGGCCAGACCCAGCTCTACGCCTTCAAGCTCGTCCGGTTCtccgccctcgccctcgccgaccTCACCTACGCCCGCCTCATCTTTGACAGCCTCGCCTCCCCCAACGTCTTCCTCTACACCGCCATGCTCACCGCCTACGCCTCCCGCCCCGACTCCCACGCCGCCCTCCGCCTCTTCGCCCTCATGCTCCGCCGAGCCCGACCCGGCCCCAACGAGTTCATCTATCCCTGCGTCCTCAAGGCCTGCTCCGACGGCGCTGATCTCCGGCTGGTTAAGTCCGTTCACTCCCGCGTCGCCAAGACCGGATTCGATGGGTATGGCGTGGTGCAAACCTCGCTTCTCGATGCTTACTCTCGGTTTTCCGACATGGCCGCCGCCCGTGCTCTGTTCGATGGAATGCCTCAGAGGAATGTGGTTTCCTGGACAGCTCTGCTGTCTGGATACACACGGGTCGGGCAGATCGGGAAGGCCATTGCCTTGTTCGGGGAAATGCCCGAGAGGGATGTTCCATCGTGGAATGCAGTTATCTCCGGGTGCGCCCAGAATGGTCTCTTCTCGGAGGCAGTCTCTTTCTTCTGTAGGATGGTCCTGGAGGGTGCACGGCCGAATCAGACGACTGTGTCATGCGTGCTCTCTGCTTGCGGACACCTTGGTATGCTCCGGCTTGGGAGATCGGTGCATGGTTATGTCTACAAGAACCACATGGAACATAGTCCCTTTGTTGCGAATGGACTAATCGATATGTATGGAAAATGTGGTGGCGTGAAGAAGGCAAGTTGGATATTCTCGGCATTGACCGACAAAAACCTTATGTCCTGGAATTCTATGATCAATTGCTTGGCTCTCCAAGGACACAGTGGTCTGGCCATCGCAACCTTCAAAAAGATGGAACTCACTGGCCCTGAACCTGATGAGGTCACTTTTGTGGGTCTTCTAAATGCATGTACTCATGGAGGGTTGGTGGATGAAGGGCTTAGTTATTTCAGATCCATGTTTCAGGACTATAAAATTGATCCCGAGATCGAGCATTATGGCTGTATCATTGACCTCCTTAGCCGGGCAGGTAGATTTGATGAAGCAATGGATATTGTGAGGGACATGAGAATCGAGCCTGATGAAGTCGTGTGGGGTTCTTTGCTCAACGGTTGCAGGATCCATGGCATTAGAGAATTGGCTGAATTGTCAGCAAAGAAGCTGCTTGAGATTGAACCTAATAGTGCTGACTATGGAGTCATGCTAGCAAACTTATATAGTGAATGTGGCAAGTGGGAAGATGTAGGGAAGGTCAGAAAGATGTTGAAGGAATTGGGAGGAAAGAAGTTGCCAGGGTGTAGTTGGATTGAGGTAGAAAAGAAGGTTCACCAGTTCTATTCGGGCGATACAGTCCACCGTGAGGTTGAGCAGATTTATGAGCTCTTGGATGAGTTAGCTGGATTGATGGAAGCGTGA
- the LOC103984665 gene encoding DEAD-box ATP-dependent RNA helicase 13 produces the protein MDKPSSPLPGNTIKKQRKDKKKAKPPRRGEGPESDQLDSLPWNGSLPADDSFLLLGESSEGGFLSLEEIDESEYGFIGGIPDLEAGNKKKKKKLYSDLKSKKRKRGEENGGSDGSCVVDADEGEEEAKNKTKKKKKSRRKKRKGVSDESGEPKGESTVEGRDKNKHHNNFVGDDGNENLILDEDEVYAWKELRLHPLLVKSIRQLGFKEPTPIQKACIPAAAHQGKDVIGAAETGSGKTLAFALPILQRLLEEREKEGRLIHENRNSDEKVFSGGSLRALIITPTRELALQVSDHLKGGAKFLDIQVVPIVGGMSTEKQERLLKRRPEIVVGTPGRLWELMSAGEQHLVELHSLSFFVLDEADRMIESGHFHELQSIIDMLPMTNGSIEQNSKPTAICKTIPTLQRKKRQTFVFSATIALSDNFRRKLKRGLSSSRPSVSDGLSSIETLSERAGIRPDVAIVDLTNAAILAHKLEESFLECEEEVKEAYLYYILSVHGQGRTIIFCTSIAAVRRISSILRILGINALTLHAQMQQRARLKAIDRFRGNEHSVLIATDVAARGLDIPGIRTVVHFQLPHSAEVYIHRSGRTARASADGCCIALISPSDKTKFFALCKSLSKESLRQFPVDDSYMPEILKRLSLARQIDKILRKNSQENVNKSWLMRNAESLGLEVEESASEEDVVNGYKQKKISSLQLKKLQQELNDHLKQPFQPKTFSHRFLAGAGVSPLLQQQLEQLSKMNTVDANNSSKRAGFVVLGQDFVEPLQALRSSGHEVCVNVDKKRETRRQAETWKRKKRDEKRRQREKQRKDRKKAREGIN, from the exons ATGGACAAGCCATCGTCGCCACTGCCGGGAAACACGATCAAGAAGCAGCGAAAAGATAAGAAGAAGGCGAAGCCTCCGAGGAGAGGAGAAGGGCCAGAGTCGGACCAGCTCGACTCGCTCCCTTGGAACGGGTCCCTCCCTGCCGACGACTCCTTCTTGCTCCTCGGTGAAAGCAGCGAAGGAG GGTTTCTTTCTTTGGAGGAGATAGACGAGTCGGAGTACGGGTTCATTGGCGGGATTCCGGATCTCGAAGCtggaaataagaagaagaagaagaagctgtacTCCGACTTGAAGTCGAAGAAGAGGAAGCGAGGGGAAGAGAATGGAGGGTCCGATGGTTCTTGTGTTGTTGATGCCGATGAAGGTGAGGAAGAGGCTAAAAAcaaaacgaagaagaagaagaagagtagaaggaagaagaggaagggagTTTCAGATGAAAGTGGGGAGCCGAAGGGAGAATCCACGGTGGAGGGAAGAGACAAAA ATAAGCATCACAATAACTTTGTTGGTGATGATGGTAATGAAAATTTGATTCTGGATGAGGATGAAGTTTATGCATGGAAAGAGTTGAGGCTTCATCCCCTTCTTGTCAAGTCAATTCGTCAGCTTGGTTTCAAGGAACCCACCCCAATACAAAAAGCCTGTATTCCTGCTGCTGCCCATCAAGGAAAG GATGTCATAGGTGCAGCAGAGACAGGTTCCGGGAAAACACTTGCCTTCGCACTACCTATTTTGCAGCGCCTCCtcgaagaaagagagaaagaaggtaGATTGATCCATGAAAATAGAAATTCAGATGAGAAAGTTTTCAGTGGAGGTTCTCTTCGAGCACTAATTATCACTCCTACAAGGGAACTTGCATTACAG GTTTCTGATCATCTGAAGGGAGGAGCAAAATTTCTTGATATTCAAGTAGTCCCTATTGTTGGTGGAATGTCCACAGAAAAACAGGAAAGGCTTCTAAAAAGGAGGCCAGAGATTGTTGTTGGAACTCCAGGACGCTTATGGGAGCTTATGTCAGCTGGAGAGCAACACCTCGTGGAG CTGCACTCATTGTCCTTTTTCGTGCTTGATGAGGCTGATAGGATGATAGAGAGTGGCCATTTTCATGAGTTGCAATCTATCATTGACATGTTACCAATGACAAATGGATCCATTGAGCAAAATTCAAAACCTACTGCAATATGCAAAACCATTCCAACTTTACAGCGAAAGAAAAGACAGACATTTGTGTTCTCTGCCACAATAGCCTTATCTGATAATTTTCGCAGAAAACTCAAGAGAGGATTGTCTAGTTCAAGACCATCAGTGTCAGATGGGCTAAGTTCTATAGAAACACTTTCAGAGAGAGCTGGAATAAGACCTGACGTTGCAATAGTCGATTTGACAAATGCTGCAATTTTGGCTCATAAACTTGAAGAATCATTCCTCGA ATGCGAAGAAGAAGTTAAAGAGGCCTATCTATATTATATATTAAGTGTTCATGGCCAAGGTCGCACTATTATTTTCTGTACATCGATTGCAGCTGTACGACGCATTTCTTCCATATTGCGGATTCTTGGCATCAATGCTTTGACCCTTCATGCTCAAATGCAACAAAGAGCCCGTTTGAAG GCAATTGATCGTTTTCGTGGAAATGAGCATAGTGTTTTAATTGCTACTGATGTTGCTGCACGAGGCCTTGATATTCCTGGCATCCGAACTGTTGTTCATTTTCAATTGCCACATTCTGCAGAG gTTTATATTCACAGAAGTGGAAGAACAGCACGTGCTTCTGCAGATGGCTGCTGTATTGCATTGATATCACCTAGTGATAAAACTAAATTTTTTGCCTTGTGCAAGTCATTGTCTAAG GAAAGCCTTCGACAATTTCCTGTAGATGATTCTTATATGCCTGAAATATTGAAGCGGTTATCTCTTGCCCGTCAAATTGACAAGATTCTGCGGAAAAATTCCCAG GAAAATGTCAATAAGAGTTGGTTAATGCGAAATGCTGAGTCTTTGGGCTTGGAAGTGGAGGAGAGTGCCAGTGAAGAAGATGTAGTAAATGGATATAAGCAGAAGAAAATTAGTTCCCTTCAATTAAAGAAGCTGCAGCAG GAGTTGAATGACCACTTAAAACAACCATTCCAACCAAAAACATTCTCACATCGCTTTCTGGCTGGT GCCGGTGTTTCTCCTCTCCTTCAGCAGCAACTTGAACAGTTATCGAAGATGAACACTGTTGATGCTAACAACTCTAGTAAGAGGGCTGGTTTTGTGGTTCTTGGTCAGGATTTTGTTGAACCACTTCAGGCTCTTCGCAGTTCTGGTCATGAG GTTTGTGTTAACGTAGACAAAAAGAGAGAAACGCGAAGGCAGGCTGAAACCTGGAAGCGTAAAAAGAGGGATGAAAAAAGGC GTCAGCGTGAGAAACagagaaaagatagaaaaaaggCGAGAGAGGGTATCAACTAG
- the LOC135612293 gene encoding noroxomaritidine synthase-like — MAWSWSLSFLFSTEILFSAACLLLFSSYIYRSRKNQLPVDWPVVGMLPGLLSRIHGVHEYGVEILTASNWTFMFKGPWFLGMDMLVTCDPANVNHAFVTKCSNYPKGKEFTEIFDMFGNSLINTDGEEWKMQRRMTHSLMSNQNFRYYELNTVRDKVEGALLPLLRGVAERGNAVDLQDVFLRLTLDVSCSLILGVDPGCLAEGFPVVPFAKALDDALEVIFFRHTVPMSVWKAMRWLGVGKERKMAVAQKVMNHFAASTIAKRKEKINGERSHKDGGHEEGEAAGDMLTVYMHQPNRKNRLEFDKFIEDNAIDLLLAGRDTTAAGLTWFFWLLTLHPEAEQKILEELKANWPRTDLHDNAPFDRDGLGKLVYLHAALCESLRLYPPGAIQHKGVAEPDTLPSGEKVRPGTKLLFHLYSMARMEGIWGKDCAEFKPERWITETGELRHEPAHKFFAFNCGPRICLGKDMAFTIMKTVAVGMLRSFRFEVVKGHVVEPRLSIVLHMKNGLMMKVRKRETSW; from the coding sequence ATGGCATGGAGCTGGTCATTGAGCTTCCTCTTCTCTACTGAGATACTCTTCTCTGCTGCTTGCCTCCTACTCTTCTCCTCCTACATATACCGAAGCCGGAAGAACCAGCTTCCGGTGGACTGGCCCGTCGTCGGCATGCTTCCTGGTTTATTATCCCGCATCCATGGTGTCCATGAATATGGAGTAGAAATCCTCACCGCGTCCAACTGGACCTTCATGTTCAAAGGCCCGTGGTTCCTGGGCATGGACATGTTGGTGACGTGCGATCCGGCTAACGTGAACCATGCTTTCGTTACCAAGTGCTCCAACTATCCCAAGGGGAAGGAGTTCACGGAGATCTTCGACATGTTTGGCAACAGCTTGATCAACACCGACGGCGAGGAATGGAAGATGCAGCGGAGGATGACGCATAGCCTGATGAGCAATCAGAATTTCCGCTACTACGAGCTCAACACTGTCCGAGACAAGGTGGAGGGGGCGCTCCTCCCTCTTCTGCGTGGCGTGGCCGAGAGAGGTAACGCAGTGGACCTTCAGGACGTGTTCCTGAGGCTAACCTTGGATGTCTCTTGCTCGTTGATTCTCGGCGTCGATCCCGGATGCCTCGCCGAAGGCTTCCCGGTGGTGCCGTTTGCCAAGGCCTTGGACGACGCCCTGGAGGTGATATTTTTCCGGCACACGGTTCCGATGAGTGTTTGGAAGGCGATGAGGTGGCTGGGAGTGGGTAAAGAGAGGAAGATGGCCGTGGCGCAGAAGGTGATGAACCATTTCGCGGCGAGCACGATCGCGAAGAGGAAAGAGAAGATCAATGGGGAGAGAAGCCACAAGGATGGCGGACACGAAGAGGGAGAAGCAGCAGGCGACATGTTGACCGTTTACATGCATCAACCCAACAGGAAGAACCGGCTCGAATTCGACAAGTTCATCGAGGACAACGCCATCGACCTACTGCTCGCCGGGAGAGACACCACCGCGGCCGGTCTCACCTGGTTCTTTTGGCTCCTCACCTTGCACCCGGAGGCGGAGCAGAAGATTCTCGAGGAACTGAAAGCAAACTGGCCAAGAACAGACCTACACGACAACGCGCCGTTCGATCGAGACGGGCTGGGGAAGCTCGTCTACTTGCATGCAGCCCTGTGCGAAAGCCTGAGGCTGTACCCGCCCGGCGCCATCCAGCACAAGGGAGTTGCCGAGCCCGACACGCTGCCAAGTGGCGAGAAGGTGCGGCCCGGGACGAAGCTACTGTTTCACCTCTACTCCATGGCGAGAATGGAGGGGATATGGGGGAAGGACTGCGCGGAGTTCAAGCCCGAGAGATGGATCACGGAGACTGGAGAGCTCAGGCACGAGCCGGCGCACAAGTTCTTCGCCTTCAACTGCGGGCCGAGGATCTGCCTGGGGAAGGACATGGCTTTCACCATCATGAAGACCGTCGCCGTTGGCATGCTTCGTAGCTTTCGCTTTGAGGTGGTGAAGGGGCATGTGGTGGAACCCAGGCTCTCCATAGTCCTTCACATGAAGAACGGCCTGATGATGAAGGTGAGGAAGAGAGAGACGAGTTGGTGA